The following proteins are co-located in the Tetrapisispora phaffii CBS 4417 chromosome 4, complete genome genome:
- the SAM35 gene encoding SAM complex subunit SAM35 (similar to Saccharomyces cerevisiae SAM35 (YHR083W); ancestral locus Anc_5.378), translated as MANIFQIPTPLKYIFNGFPLKTYGPISNTDKSMVKEIESRRYYFRGTNSIKTTLDDTFLLGVYNVFEDEQTNSILATDPICLFVEIVLCQQNSLKLPQANVNRDTERDAYTCSLACLSPLSNKGEELPILAEGFKKRFIRSSFLINESIKIKMQHNQSNTEMLYVELLDSSIYDGWISHVLFTLDKTGFSKLYLFDTNQSVFSVKESLIKSNGFSLRHRRLSEYLSKKVTIHTKTEDIQKELIQPIVSNCEETLLKFEEIIKKEPTLWSNNKYDTIINYLNIKIISYVKCLLNLPDTSSLRLFLVERCPNLIKYAEDSIIKYIDEQ; from the coding sequence ATGGCAAacatatttcaaattccaACTCCACTgaagtatatttttaatggtTTCCCATTGAAAACTTATGGTCCAATATCCAATACGGATAAATCCATGgtaaaagaaattgaatcaaGAAGATACTACTTCAGAGGTACAAATTCGATTAAAACTACACTAGATGACACTTTTTTACTTGGTGTATATAATGTGTTTGAGGATGAGCAAACGAACTCAATTTTAGCAACAGATCCAATCTGTTTATTTGTTGAAATCGTTTTATGCCAACAAAATTCGCTGAAACTTCCACAAGCAAATGTAAATAGAGATACCGAAAGAGACGCATACACTTGTAGTTTAGCTTGTTTATCCCCTTTATCCAATAAAGGAGAAGAACTCCCCATATTAGCCGAAGGTTTCAAGAAACGATTTATCAGATCCAGTTTTTTGATTAACGAGAGCATTAAGATTAAGATGCAACATAACCAGAGCAACACAGAGATGCTTTATGTAGAGTTATTAGACAGCTCGATATATGACGGATGGATATCTCATGTATTATTTACCTTGGACAAGACTGGATTTTCTAAACTATACCTTTTTGACACAAACCAATCAGTGTTTTCTGTTAAGGAATCGTTAATAAAGAGTAACGGGTTTTCATTGCGTCACAGACGATTATCAGAGTATTTATCCAAAAAGGTTACGATACATACCAAAACAGAAGATATCcaaaaagaattaataCAACCAATAGTATCCAATTGTGAAGAGACCTTACTAAagtttgaagaaattattaagaaAGAACCAACTTTATGGtcaaacaataaatatgaCACAATAATCaactatttaaatataaaaataatcagCTATGTGAAATGTTTATTGAATCTTCCAGATACATCGTCATTGAGACTTTTTCTTGTTGAGAGATGCCCAAACTTGATCAAATATGCCGAGGACTCtataatcaaatatatcGATGAACAATAA
- the UBX5 gene encoding DNA protein crosslink repair co-factor UBX5 (similar to Saccharomyces cerevisiae UBX5 (YDR330W); ancestral locus Anc_5.374): MSTDEINNFMMITGTGDSELASQFLEMAGFNLDTAISLYFEHGGKSLLNSNTNNQNDNNNDEAPSNIVNVDSDAELAQRLQNEAYNTPQPGDTGYIRPPDEARHETLAETHIFPGTYGGVGGAFQHLRRQVNDSSDIFDSSRPVGVFNQRFESNDSDSDSDSDSDSDVSIQEDAENLYEYVEEPAIEITEDGEVREYTKLIKKTRNITKEERLAMLFRPPFEIMSKIDLDRAKNKAMKKKKWMMINIQDVGIFQCQALNRDLWSSKIVKKFIKKKFIFLQYQYDSRNAQQYIQFYNLQNKENLPHIAILDPITGERLKQWNAIVPKENEFINEVEEFLSNFSLDPSTVNPIVNEPAPKLDPTILSEEQQMEFAIRQSMGLSSEETSEEYKPSLKTDNVKDNEPVEENDEQFDEKESSILASINPVEHIEPPNRPGITTRIQIRMGNGQKIVRRFNATEDKVRTIYEFIKHDLTEYSDVEFTLSDHQRHDLIDKLVMTIDEAGLKNSSLLLEKVQED, encoded by the coding sequence atgtcaactgatgaaattaataattttatgaTGATTACGGGTACAGGGGACTCAGAATTGGCCAGTCAGTTTTTAGAAATGGCAGGGTTCAACCTTGATACAgcaatttcattatattttgaacaTGGTGGCAAGTCTCTGTTAAATAGTAATACCAATAATCAAAACGATAACAATAACGACGAAGCACCTTCTAATATAGTGAATGTTGATTCGGATGCTGAATTAGCTCAAAGGTTACAAAATGAAGCTTATAATACCCCACAACCTGGAGATACTGGATACATTAGACCACCAGATGAAGCAAGACACGAAACATTGGCTGAGACTCATATTTTCCCCGGAACATACGGTGGCGTCGGTGGGGCATTTCAACATTTACGCCGTCAAGTAAACGATAGTTCTGACATTTTTGATAGTTCACGACCAGTTGGTGTATTTAACCAAAGGTTTGAATCTAATGATAGTGATTCAGACTCAGACTCAGATTCAGACTCCGACGTTTCAATTCAAGAAGATGCTGAAAATTTATATGAATATGTGGAGGAACCAGCTATTGAAATAACTGAAGATGGAGAAGTTAGAGAATATACTAAGcttataaaaaaaacaagaaatatCACAAAAGAGGAAAGGTTGGCGATGTTATTCAGACCTCCTTTTGAAATAATGTCTAAAATAGATCTCGATAGGGCCAAGAATAAAGCaatgaaaaagaagaaatggATGATGATTAATATTCAAGATGTGGGTATCTTCCAATGTCAGGCATTAAATAGAGATTTATGGTCATCTAAAATAGTTaagaaatttattaaaaaaaaatttatttttctacAATACCAGTACGACTCCAGAAATGCTCAACAATATATCCAGTTTTATAACTTACagaataaagaaaatcTACCACACATTGCTATATTGGACCCTATAACTGGTGAAAGATTAAAACAATGGAATGCGATTGTTCCTAAAGAAAATGAGTTTATAAATGAAGTCGAAGAGTTTTTATCCAACTTTTCATTAGACCCAAGCACAGTCAATCCAATTGTCAATGAGCCTGCTCCAAAACTCGATCCAACAATTTTATCGGAAGAACAACAAATGGAATTTGCTATTAGGCAATCCATGGGTCTCTCATCTGAAGAAACCTCAGAAGAATATAAGCCTTCACTGAAAACAGATAACGTTAAGGATAATGAGCCTGTAGAGGAGAATGATGAACAATTCGACGAGAAGGAAAGCAGTATCCTTGCTTCAATTAACCCAGTCGAACATATAGAACCACCAAATAGACCAGGCATAACAACTAGGATCCAAATACGAATGGGCAATGGCCAAAAAATTGTTAGGAGATTTAATGCCACCGAAGATAAAGTTCGTACAATATACGAATTCATAAAACATGATTTAACCGAATATAGTGACGTAGAGTTCACTCTATCCGACCATCAACGTCATGACTTAATTGATAAACTAGTTATGACCATAGACGAAGCTGGATTGAAAAATAGTTCCCTTCTATTGGAAAAAGTCCAAGAGGACTAG
- the SKP1 gene encoding SCF ubiquitin ligase subunit SKP1 (similar to Saccharomyces cerevisiae SKP1 (YDR328C); ancestral locus Anc_5.371), whose amino-acid sequence MSTASKTQKVVLISGEGERFTVERSVAERSLLLKNYLNDMHDNDLNNESDEDEDADDDDDDDDDEIVMPVPNVRSSVLQKVIEWADHHKDSNFPDEDDDDSRKSAPVDSWDREFLKVDQEMLYEIILAANYLNIKPLLDAGCKVVAEMIRGRSPEEIRRTFNIVNDFTPEEEAAIRRENEWAEDR is encoded by the coding sequence atgAGTACAGCTTCCAAGACACAAAAGGTTGTATTGATCAGTGGTGAAGGTGAAAGGTTTACTGTCGAACGTAGCGTGGCGGAACGTTCTTtactattgaaaaattactTAAATGATATGCATGATAACGATTTGAATAATGAGTCCGATGAGGATGAGGATGCggatgatgatgatgatgatgatgatgatgaaattgTGATGCCAGTGCCAAACGTTAGATCTTCGGTCTTACAGAAGGTCATCGAATGGGCGGATCACCATAAGGATTCCAACTTCCCCGACGAAGATGACGATGACTCCAGGAAATCTGCTCCTGTGGACTCCTGGGATCGTGAATTCTTGAAAGTCGACCAAGAAATGTTATATGAGATTATACTAGCTGCAAACTATCTGAATATAAAGCCTCTGTTAGACGCTGGCTGCAAAGTGGTCGCCGAAATGATCAGAGGTCGGTCCCCGGAAGAGATTAGAAGAACGTTCAATATAGTCAACGACTTCACaccagaagaagaagcagCAATCAGACGTGAGAACGAATGGGCTGAAGACAGGTGA
- the PEX3 gene encoding Pex3p (similar to Saccharomyces cerevisiae PEX3 (YDR329C); ancestral locus Anc_5.372), giving the protein MNNKNIKQISFLQRNRKRFITAAALSTVIFATGSIFLYFLKSWLYKQQLKITEQHFIREQIKRRFTQTQHDSLIVLYELLPVFVLILAKDYNLDELVIALRDKKLKKSQISAEKNATVEDGNVAGTSGSSIPGGTISEVTVDTNLPPYNLTLGDSQLESSEKYADFTKAQLWHELQLKSLVKLITISYTISSLFLLTRLQLNILTRREYLATAVNIAIEQENAKQKNNSISNSVFNWFSGFIYKSPDDNKDKLSSEGENIEAADSKTKLMYINEQAFLSTSWWILNNGYLVFSELATRKVDEYFSNYNPKDTLSLMEFSNNMSNIFHSINKELFTNNISEIETSQPINNISDIFLPEDSKIDYMLQRTMDENSLKELSSDSLILSQLLSETAEYLNDKSSIISLELLLNESFQFIMNEIENSVLSKIKKSNKKVNNETVENDATQESDIKNKKVQLALIAMAGKDCCTKMLINNNDLVPFRNTTSTQTVKNEYLKRLDTVTSLNDLSASVYGKVDF; this is encoded by the coding sequence atgaataacaaaaatattaaacaaatttCTTTCTTGCAAAGAAATAGGAAAAGATTTATTACAGCTGCTGCACTTTCAACTGTTATATTTGCAACTGGTTCTATATTTCTTTACTTTTTAAAGAGTTGGTTATATaaacaacaattaaaaatcaCTGAGCAACATTTCATAAGAGaacaaattaaaagaagattTACTCAAACACAACACGATTCATTAATCGTATTATATGAATTGTTAcctgtttttgttttgatttTGGCAAAAGACTATAATCTCGATGAATTAGTCATCGCATTAAGAGATaaaaagttaaagaaaTCACAAATAAGTGCTGAGAAAAATGCAACAGTAGAAGATGGTAATGTTGCCGGTACATCTGGTTCTTCCATTCCAGGTGGCACAATTTCAGAAGTTACTGTTGACACTAACTTACCGCCTTATAACCTAACACTGGGAGATTCTCAATTAGAAAGTTCTGAAAAATATGCTGATTTTACAAAAGCACAATTATGGCATGAATTACAACTGAAGAGTCTTGTCAAACTAATAACAATATCATATACAATTTCGTccttatttttattaacaaGATTACAACTTAACATATTAACCAGAAGGGAATATTTGGCAACAGCAGTAAACATTGCAATTGAGCAAGAAAATGCTAAGCAAAAGAATAATTCGATATCTAACTCAGTTTTCAATTGGTTCTCAGgttttatttataagaGCCctgatgataataaagataaattgtCGAGTGAAGGCGAAAATATTGAGGCAGCAGATTccaaaacaaaattaatgtATATTAACGAGCAAGCATTTTTATCAACTTCGTGGTggatattaaataatggtTATTTAGTCTTTTCAGAATTAGCCACAAGAAAAGttgatgaatatttttcaaattataatcCAAAGGATACTCTTTCGCTCATGGAGTTTAGTAATAACATgtctaatatttttcattccATTAACAAAGAATTATTCACTAACAACATCAgtgaaattgaaacaagTCAGcctataaataatataagcGATATTTTTCTTCCAGAAGATAGTAAAATCGATTATATGTTACAAAGAACCATGGATgagaattcattaaaagaGCTATCATCTGATTCATTGATTTTGTCTCAATTATTATCAGAAACTGCAGAATATTTAAACGATAAATCGTCGATAATATCATTAGAGTTATTACTTAATGAATCTTTCCAATTTATAATGAATGAAATCGAAAACTCAGTGCTTTCAAAGATCAAgaaatctaataaaaagGTTAATAACGAAACGGTAGAAAACGATGCAACCCAAGAATCcgatattaaaaataaaaaagtaCAATTAGCATTAATAGCAATGGCCGGTAAAGATTGCTGTACAAAGATGttaattaataacaatgaTCTAGTTCCATTTAGAAACACTACTTCCACTCAAACTGTCAAAAACGAATATCTAAAAAGACTTGATACTGTTACATCTTTAAATGATTTGAGTGCTAGCGTGTATGGAAAAGTAGATTTCTAA